Proteins encoded in a region of the Bicyclus anynana chromosome 27, ilBicAnyn1.1, whole genome shotgun sequence genome:
- the LOC112049543 gene encoding uncharacterized protein LOC112049543 isoform X2: MSDKSFGDYINRNVVKNPLLSTAVVGLSIEDLTQNAVLLPAVPSQELVKTQDEQNESQMRSLWHSDHNVTALSGDTHSITPQQQSTPMKSIHTINNNKNTQNEKNNDMHTISKASVKTTDDFDVNEYFARLQGTRYVSAPLNSNVTEQNANLQAEENLEEINLNDSVEPVGSENVQQSITADIAQNFSQLPNVLPHVASAVFSSFSNMLSLKSREVTPDEPKHDARKADAVNASTVPEPPVAVAPPPLKEPPTTGTTSNYRITTRKKVYAQVPGLSSGDNQNIQTFKPGPSTQNTPSFFIPDPNIANVAYDGSNIGATTTYDMQTPVTDNIKTENIYKTIAIDNVDKGSYEPTQITMEKTEDNNNKTNITATVPLVSDQTGFNATANQTNTTTYIPTQIVAETANDNINVHNPVIAQSGANLNIQFTQYNFDTGHAAERQPGLFTKNNANNAITFEEHNFPSPISSFNPIPDSRFEPLPPQTTGVIPPPPMFSNIPRSDGPTTVGKSVLPPSVARRISANHPIIKPQALPSMAPHGNIFIPSAPFEPEPQQLASSYNSPNPHLQPANIEHFSSDKLESITQTNLQTQTLPPANNPESSMQIPLHSSTPSHDLLISNSSVHVKSTLPETSTSIPHVPKELSSIPTVNPFFDKEAGKMITGPPKTIQPTSRPITDSNNVMKAKEANTIMFGQYSNETSLQTTVSQQITGEHTSIAPPMFINPSTLNIPTTQKAKEDIQKYQDAATQDKLTQSMINAPSELLKETLEPPKISGNLSYRLTKKKPQYYSGPIEGVGNISNNIKPVLNPIGYTSFQGAIFTPGQIVESTNQNIATTALTDAPENAIPFDLTVPTAGSSFYPGDIFTPDQSVPPLTQDYSLPSTFEPPTSFDLNKSTATVYPTFGANERAEQKPLMYSEFNTVFDLSRQTTESYEETPQESKSFGIIGSLKSKLSSIDINKIQNTVTTFFDPAYNDTKVEEKKHDNLSYYDNTLSVGSYQNFSSPESAHLEVYHDPNIPSVIQQQVNPNLNSYQTDSSQFMIQQQYQTQDYFNQAQNYHNTNYPQWDGMYQQTPSNTVNLLAHSANKFEDINKSETVTSKGMEEYLNTPLLSSDTTIKTDAEQPPRDDEYEKVVNVSPLTECIPLNTSGNLEQVLKTGQEICTDKIDIPTSSSVEIFEQSEMSSDPSSFFSYSKEEPHSLLETNSSKDKELAHNIKVFSDISAENFFDRHQPQEYFITNKLPEKERGIQPYTGFGEILHKSTLNYNISSNLGYDYQFPTHSNDNISSSGLQSLFGTPSTADSNTKEILTTVVLPVLQNLSDDLVPPEYLDDSVKDQSPSSLKDKITDDNKETDKVSHHAYTLFNFGQSDNASAPYENIKNIEEKLGKVDINDDSQNLLNQISTTNLFEKSVPITEDSQQVSELSICETCREFNKPEDKDSEDLTMQLVENITAPIQLANPVEYSLASSFTADKPEISHITEDIIETMKLPSPVPLIDDISVNSNINYGWSTNETQCLTLHGHDYGFSPDPLSMGFFQDKTSIFENIPTNASDEIKAEYRISQEDTLLIYPPLNIPTAPPEEDTKSDESGLDVHSIEQDAKKDFPLYEEFTIEPSETDDDKIEYKERERSSDDPIPDADTFTNRVERYKKMETNPEPEFFDLKKDLPFELPTSTSPALTIASYFDTGNYAVENHYRNTLNSPSTVTYSVNCTPMRIPPGFEEEYKRRLSIAGGLPVFSNQNINPSTITLPNVTYLTDSSDSKRAPYTEIPSVLMVADVKNLVKKIIEDSSVTITERLPAFSNIVEQNIEEKQDKHVDKLAIEKEPPKPIQPKVEPIADPNSFFSSNLDSIDNTDSYTYSRLSRNIDKSAIKDEPQKHMQPQVELLPDPNSFFSTNVDCIENSDARNFSRQSRNIDKPAIEKERQKPIQPTIEPITDPNSFFSSNVDSIENLDAYNFSTLSRNIDKSAIEKEPPKPIQPKVEPITDPNSFFSSNVDSIDNADAYNYSGLSRNIDKPAIKDEPHKPIQPKVESLPDPNSFFSTNIESTESSDAFNHNRLEPQKPVQPKVESLPDANSFFSSNVESTDSSDAYNYSRLSSYFNSPPKPDHSKSFFELSQSQDHYRHKPKTDAYDSIQQNVKSFFDTQTNVPNDEASNIPENANISLIRDLTSFKNFTPDEVDKTVNYFNIVHKIINSEEVNIGEPKSANLDKIERLETDKKDKDLKNNQLGDVSDDLKFEDIVKNCKYCCGMTKNFSKVDFDSLKVRKGMDNKCDTNKEGCSLNEKKDGGGKRGMTVNFVDQTFDDNSDRIVSMSENRSSPDYSPVKHHWFYRVDYEDKSIWRGFSFGDSKALEDAYNSPDLNENTVVATDGGRFDVNVMGRIRTAVYWTDKPTNVMRCSWFYKGTAVPRYIPYTETVAEKLEEMYRSSVSSGEWHRRLMLPNEEMVVMHGPSVMVHFLQTADAFTSTPSMRQRVVRGCVESEIEDTEPSSIDHLLLMCHGVGSACDMRFRSVEEVVDDFRSTSLQLVQAHYKNSYDNGLVGRVEVLPISWHSSLHSGETGVDTRLAAVTLESIPRLRNFTNDTLLDVLFYTSPVFCQTIIDTVCSELNRIYALFKQRNPGFEGGVSLGGHSLGSVILYDLLSHQVPQDAGKPVSTDKTYVTGTAGTGQPCVKYPRLDFDPDTLYALGSPIAIFECIRGVHTLGLDFCLPTCKNFFNIFHPYDPIAYRLEPMVNPVLRDVKPFLIPHHKGRKRMHLELKDTMARVGADIKQKLLESIKSTWSSMWKTQPPPDTHLEKVVEEEMEKEQLNAECSKEDQIQENEVTPDMLGRLNGGRRIDHVLQEAPFEMINEYLFAMSSHVCYWRITSLCHRQTPRRPAAVLRD, encoded by the exons CAGTGTTCAGTTCTTTCAGTAATATGTTGAGTTTGAAGAGTAGAGAGGTTACGCCAGATGAACCCAAGCATGATGCACGTAAAGCTGATGCTGTGAATGCTTCTACTGTGCCTGAGCCGCCGGTTGCTGTGGCGCCGCCTCCGTTGAAGGAACCACCGACGACTG GTACAACTTCAAACTACAGAATAACGACGAGAAAGAAAGTATACGCACAAGTACCGGGGCTGAGTTCTGGAGATAACCAAAACATACAGACGTTCAAACCAGGGCCAAGCACGCAAAATACACCATCATTTTTCATACCTGATCCTAACATAGCTAACGTAGCGTATGATGGAAGTAATATTGGAGCTACGACAACATATGATATGCAAACTCCAGTCACAGATAacataaaaacagaaaatatatacaagacTATAGCAATAGATAACGTTGACAAAGGTTCATATGAACCAACTCAAATAACTATGGAAAAAActgaagataataataataaaacaaatataacagCAACTGTACCTTTGGTATCAGATCAAACAGGATTTAATGCAACAGCTAATCAAACTAATACAACCACTTACATACCAACTCAAATAGTTGCTGAAACTGCGaatgataatataaatgtaCACAATCCGGTGATTGCTCAAAGTGGTGCAAacttaaatattcaatttacaCAATATAATTTTGACACTGGGCATGCAGCTGAAAGACAACCtggtttatttacaaaaaataatgcaaataaCGCAATAACATTCGAAGAACACAATTTTCCATCGCCCATAAGCAGCTTTAATCCTATACCTGATAGTAGATTTGAACCACTACCGCCTCAAACAACCGGAGTTATTCCACCGCCACCTATGTTCTCGAATATACCGCGGAGTGACGGTCCTACGACTGTAGGAAAGTCAGTTTTACCACCATCAGTAGCTAGGCGTATTTCTGCTAATCATCCGATAATAAAACCACAAGCTTTACCAAGTATGGCTCCGCACGGCAACATCTTCATTCCTTCAGCTCCATTTGAACCAGAACCACAACAGTTAGCCTCATCGTATAATTCACCCAACCCGCATCTGCAACCTGCAAATATAGAACATTTTAGCTCAGACAAATTGGAATCTATTACACAAACTAATTTACAGACTCAAACGTTACCCCCAGCAAATAATCCAGAATCATCAATGCAAATACCATTACATTCTTCAACTCCATCACATGATTTGTTGATATCTAATTCTTCAGTGCATGTAAAGTCTACGTTACCAGAAACATCCACATCTATACCACATGTTCCAAAAGAATTATCATCAATACCTACGGTAAATCCTTTTTTTGACAAAGAAGCAGGAAAGATGATTACTGGACCTCCTAAAACAATTCAACCAACAAGTAGACCGATTACTGATTCGAATAATGTTATGAAAGCGAAGGAAGCAAATACAATTATGTTTGGTCAGTACTCAAATGAAACCTCGCTTCAAACAACGGTTTCTCAACAAATAACAGGCGAACATACAAGTATTGCACCGCCTATGTTTATCAATCCTTCTACACTAAACATTCCTACTACACAAAAAGCGAAAGAAGACATACAAAAATACCAAGATGCCGCAACTCAGGATAAGCTAACACAGTCCATGATAAATGCACCATCTGAACTTCTTAAAGAGACATTGGAACCACCGAAAATATCAGGAAATCTTAGTTATAGACTGACAAAGAAAAAACCACAGTATTATTCAGGTCCAATTGAAGGTGTTGGTAacataagtaataatataaaaccggTACTAAATCCTATTGGATATACCTCATTTCAAGGTGCTATTTTTACGCCTGGACAAATTGTAGAATCTACAAACCAAAATATTGCAACAACAGCATTGACCGACGCTCCTGAAAACGCAATACCATTTGATCTGACTGTGCCTACAGCAGGGTCAAGTTTCTACCCTGGTGATATATTTACTCCAGACCAAAGTGTACCACCCTTGACCCAAGATTACAGTTTACCTAGTACATTTGAACCTCCGACTTCGtttgatttaaataaatctaCAGCAACAGTATACCCAACGTTTGGTGCAAACGAACGAGCAGAGCAGAAACCATTAATGTATAGTGAATTTAACACAGTTTTCGACTTGAGTAGGCAAACTACTGAAAGTTATGAAGAAACTCCTCAAGAGTCAAAAAGTTTCGGCATAATTGGATCGTTAAAATCTAAACTTAGTTCCATAGATATTAATAAGATCCAAAATACCGTTACAACCTTCTTTGATCCCGCATATAATGACACGAAAGTTGAAGAAAAGAAACATGACAATTTATCATATTATGATAACACTTTATCTGTTGGAAGTTATCAAAATTTTTCATCTCCCGAAAGTGCTCATTTAGAAGTATATCATGATCCTAATATTCCTAGTGTTATTCAACAACAAGTGAACCCTAATTTAAACAGTTATCAGACAGACTCTTCACAATTTATGATACAACAGCAGTATCAAACGCAAGACTATTTTAATCAAGCACAAAATTACCATAATACTAATTATCCACAATGGGATGGCATGTACCAGCAAACACCATCTAACACAGTTAATCTGTTAGCACATTCGGCGAATAAATTTGAAGACATCAACAAAAGTGAAACAGTTACTTCAAAAGGAATGGAGGAGTATTTAAATACGCCACTGCTATCTTCAGACACTACCATAAAAACCGATGCGGAACAGCCTCCCAGAGACGATGAATATGAAAAAGTCGTTAATGTTTCACCATTGACAGAATGCATACCATTAAATACCTCGGGTAATCTAGAACAAGtattaaaaactggccaagaaATCTGTACTGACAAAATTGATATCCCGACAAGTAGTTCAGTAGAAATATTTGAACAATCTGAAATGTCTAGTGATCCTTCGTCATTTTTTAGTTATTCAAAAGAGGAGCCACATTCACTATTAGAAACGAATTCTTCTAAGGATAAGGAACTAGCTCATAACATTAAAGTATTTTCAGATATTTCCGCAGAAAATTTTTTTGATAGACATCAGCCCCAAGAGtatttcattacaaacaaacttccTGAAAAAGAGAGGGGAATACAACCTTATACTGGATTCGGAGAAATACTGCACAAATctactttaaattataatatttcatcaaACCTTGGCTATGATTATCAATTTCCTACTCATAGCAACGATAATATAAGCAGTAGTGGATTGCAAAGTCTTTTTGGCACACCCAGTACAGCTGATTCGAATACAAAAGAAATTTTAACAACTGTTGTATTGCCCGTTTTGCAAAATTTGTCCGATGATTTAGTACCACCAGAGTATTTAGATGATAGCGTAAAAGATCAATCTCCTTCCAgccttaaagataaaattacAGACGATAATAAAGAAACAGACAAAGTGAGCCATCATGCTTACACACTCTTTAACTTTGGTCAGTCAGATAATGCCTCTGCaccatacgaaaatataaaaaatattgaagaaaaaTTGGGCAAAGTGGATATAAATGATGATTCTCagaacttattaaaccagataTCAACTACTAATCTTTTTGAAAAAAGTGTGCCGATTACAGAGGATTCGCAGCAAGTGTCTGAATTAAGTATTTGTGAAACGTGTCGGGAGTTTAATAAGCCGGAAGACAAAGATTCGGAAGATTTAACTATGCAATTAGTAGAAAATATAACAGCCCCAATACAATTGGCTAACCCAGTTGAATATTCGTTAGCTAGTAGTTTTACTGCCGATAAACCTGAAATTTCTCATATAACTGAAGATATTATTGAAACAATGAAATTACCATCGCCTGTGCCATTAATAGACGATATTAGTGTCAATTCAAACATAAATTATGGGTGGTCAACCAACGAAACTCAGTGTTTGACTCTTCATGGCCATGACTATGGCTTTTCACCAGATCCTCTTTCTATGGGGTTCTTTCAAGATAAAACATCGATATTTGAGAACATACCCACTAACGCCAGCGATGAAATAAAAGCTGAATATAGGATTTCTCAAGAAGATACCTTGTTAATATACCCACCGCTAAACATACCTACTGCACCTCCCGAAGAAGATACAAAGTCAGATGAAAGTGGCTTAGACGTGCATTCTATTGAGCAAGACGCTAAGAAAGACTTTCCTCTTTACGAAGAGTTTACAATAGAGCCATCTGAAACGGACGATGATAAAATAGAGTATAAGGAACGTGAAAGGAGTTCAGACGATCCAATACCAGATGCTGATACGTTCACCAATCGGGTAGAGAGGTATAAGAAAATGGAAACCAATCCGGAACCGGAattttttgatttgaaaaaagaTTTACCATTTGAACTACCGACGTCAACAAGTCCAGCTTTGACTATAGCTTCGTATTTCGACACAGGCAACTATGCAGTTGAAAATCATTACAGGAATACATTAAACTCTCCGTCCACTGTAACTTATTCCGTCAACTGTACACCAATGCGTATTCCACCGGGTTTCGAAGAGGAATACAAACGTCGTTTGAGCATCGCCGGTGGTCTTCCCGTATTCAGCAATCAAAATATCAATCCTTCTACCATCACATTACCAAATGTTACTTATCTAACAGATAGTTCAGACAGTAAAAGAGCCCCATACACAGAAATTCCGAGTGTGCTGATGGTTGCTGACGTTAAAAATTtggttaaaaagattatagaaGATTCATCAGTGACAATTACTGAGAGGTTGCCAGCGTTCTCAAATATTGTTGAACAAAATATAGAAGAAAAACAAGATAAGCATGTAGATAAATTAGCAATTGAAAAAGAGCCTCCGAAACCTATCCAGCCAAAAGTTGAACCGATCGCGGATCCCAATAGTTTCTTTTCATCAAATTTGGATAGCATAGACAACACAGACTCGTATACCTATAGTAGACTATCCAGGAATATAGATAAATCGGCAATTAAAGATGAACCTCAGAAACATATGCAACCACAGGTTGAATTACTTCCAGATCCCAATAGCTTCTTTTCAACAAATGTAGATTGTATAGAAAATTCAGATGCGCGTAACTTTAGCAGACAATCCAGGAACATAGATAAACCAGCAATTGAAAAAGAACGTCAGAAACCAATACAACCAACGATTGAACCGATCACGGATCCAAATAGCTTCTTTTCATCAAATGTAGATAGCATAGAAAATTTAGATGCTTATAACTTTAGTACACTATCCAGGAATATCGATAAATCAGCGATTGAAAAAGAACCTCCGAAACCTATACAGCCAAAGGTTGAACCAATCACGGATCCAAATAGCTTCTTTTCATCAAATGTGGATAGCATAGATAACGCAGACGCGTATAACTATAGTGGACTATCCAGGAATATAGATAAACCAGCAATTAAAGACGAACCTCATAAACCTATCCAACCAAAGGTTGAATCACTGCCGGATCCCAACAGTTTCTTTTCAACAAATATAGAAAGCACAGAAAGCTCAGACGCGTTTAACCATAATAGACTAGAACCCCAGAAACCTGTACAGCCAAAAGTCGAATCACTCCCGGATGCCAATAGCTTCTTTTCATCAAACGTAGAAAGCACAGACAGCTCAGATGCGTACAACTATAGTAGACTATCCAGCTACTTCAATAGTCCACCCAAACCAGATCactcaaaatctttttttgaaTTAAGCCAATCACAAGACCACTATAGGCACAAACCTAAAACTGATGCTTACGATTCAATACAGCAAAACGTCAAAAGCTTTTTTGATACACAGACAAATGTACCAAATGATGAAGCTTCGAACATTCCAGAAAACGCAAATATAAGTTTAATTCGCGATTTGACGTCATTTAAAAACTTCACTCCAGACGAAGTAGATAAAACTGTCAATTATTTCAACATAgtgcataaaattattaattctgAAGAAGTAAATATAGGTGAAccaaaatctgcaaatttagaTAAAATCGAACGCCTAGAAACAGACAAAAaagataaagatttaaaaaacaatcaatTAGGAGACGTTAGTGATGATTTAAAATTTGAggatattgtaaaaaattgtaaatattgctGTGGCATGACCAAAAACTTTTCTAAAGTAGATTTTGATAGTTTGAAAGTGAGAAAAGGGATGGATAACAAGTGTGATACAAATAAAGAGGGATGTagtttgaatgaaaaaaaagatgGCGGAGGAAAAAGGGGGATGACAGTTAACTTCGTGGACCAAACGTTTGATGACAATAGTGATAGAATCGTATCGATGAGCGAG AACCGCTCTTCGCCGGACTATTCGCCCGTCAAGCACCACTGGTTCTACCGGGTGGACTATGAAGACAAGTCAATATGGCGGGGGTTCTCTTTTGGGGACTCTAAAGCTTTGGAGGATGCGTACAATAGcc CTGACCTTAACGAGAACACGGTAGTTGCAACGGACGGCGGTCGTTTCGACGTCAACGTAATGGGACGCATCAGGACGGCTGTGTATTGGACAGACAAACCTACCAATGTCATGAG ATGCAGTTGGTTCTACAAAGGCACGGCGGTGCCCCGATATATCCCTTACACGGAGACTGTGGCCGAGAAGCTAGAG GAGATGTACCGCAGCAGCGTGAGCTCGGGCGAGTGGCACCGTCGTCTGATGCTGCCCAACGAGGAGATGGTGGTGATGCACGGCCCCTCGGTGATGGTGCATTTTCTGCAGACTGCTGACGCCTTCACCTCCACGCCG TCAATGCGTCAGCGGGTTGTAAGAGGTTGCGTCGAATCGGAAATAGAGGATACGGAACCATCGAGCATAGACCACCTGCTGCTGATGTGTCATGGCGTCGGCTCCGCGTGTGACATGCGCTTCCGGTCTGTAGAGGAAGTTG TGGATGACTTCAGATCTACAAGTTTGCAACTCGTGCAAGCACATTATAAGAACTCCTATGACAATGGCCTGGTTGGTAGAGTTGAG gTGCTTCCAATATCCTGGCATTCCAGCTTACATTCCGGCGAGACGGGCGTGGACACGCGGCTGGCGGCGGTGACGCTGGAGAGCATCCCACGATTGAGGAACTTCACCAACGACACGCTGTTGGATGTCCTGTTCTACACCAGCCCTGTGTTCTGTCag acgATCATAGACACTGTGTGCAGTGAACTGAATCGAATCTACGCGTTGTTCAAGCAGAGGAACCCTGGATTCGAGGGTGGTGTGTCTTTAGGTGGTCACTCGCTGGGCAGTGTCATTTTGTACGACCTTCTGAGTCACCAGGTACCTCAG GATGCAGGCAAACCAGTGTCGACAGACAAGACGTATGTGACAGGAACGGCCGGTACCGGCCAGCCGTGCGTGAAGTACCCTCGTCTGGACTTTGACCCTGATACCCTGTACGCTTTGGGCAGCCCTATTG CAATATTCGAATGCATCCGTGGTGTCCACACGCTCGGCCTGGACTTCTGTTTGCCGACGTGCAAAAATTTCTTCAACATCTTCCATCCGTACGATCCCATCGCTTACAG ATTGGAACCCATGGTGAACCCAGTACTGCGAGATGTCAAGCCGTTTTTGATTCCACACCATAAGGGGCGGAAACGGATGCACTTAG AGCTGAAGGACACGATGGCGCGAGTGGGCGCCGACATCAAGCAGAAGCTGCTGGAGTCCATCAAGAGCACGTGGTCCAGCATGTGGAAGACGCAGCCTCCTCCTGACACGCATCTCGAGAAG gTGGTTGAAGAGGAAATGGAGAAAGAGCAATTGAACGCCGAATGCAGCAAAGAAGACCAAATACAAGAAAATGAG GTAACACCAGACATGCTGGGCCGACTCAACGGTGGTAGACGTATAGACCACGTGCTGCAAGAGGCGCCCTTCGAGATGATCAACGAATATCTGTTCGCTATGAGCAGTCACGTGTGTTACTG gagGATTACGTCACTTTGTCATCGCCAG actcCCCGTCGACCAGCCGCGGTGCTTCGtgattaa